The stretch of DNA AACGGAGAGTGCGTAGAAATAATAAATTGACACCCAAAAAATCTAGCCGAGTCTTCAATAAAGCTCATTAGCTCAATTTGTCTTTTAGGTGAAAGGCTGTTTTCTGGCTCGTCTAAAATATACAGGCCATTTTCAGTTATTTTTTCTATGAAATATCTATAAGCGCTCTCTCCGTTTGAGTATAGCCTTACATTTGACATAAGATTTTTTCTTATAAATTTAGACATCGTTTTACTTCTTGCACTATTTACTTTTTTGAGTTCTTCATAATCTTCTAGGGATTTCATCTTAAAACCAGAATATTTTGCATCGAGATAATCTCCAAAAAGATTTTCTCGTTTATTGTCTATTCCCTCATTTAGATTTCTAAGATTGAGAATATAGTCAAAAACATCATCACTGGTTATTATCCTTTTTATACCTGCTACTTTTACTTCATCTATATCACACATATCCACATAATCTTTAAAAAAATTGCTTTTATTAAAAATTGTATCCCTAGATGCCCCTATTTTCTCTGCGATCACATTTAGGGCTGTAGATTTTCCTGAGCCATTGCCTCCATATAAAATAGTAACTGGCTCAAAATCAATTTCAGTAAAATCATTTTTGGATAATATTTTAAAGGGATAAAAGGTGTCAAAACAAGTTCTTTTCTCATCTAAAATAAAGTTGTACTCTCTGTCTTCACTTGGAAAACTAAAATTTCTTAAGTATATCATACTAATTTACTTCCTTGTCGCTCCTATAAATACATTAAATAGCGCCTGCATTTTCTCATCCTTGTGAGACAAGATTTCTGGATGAAACTGCACCCCTACACACCACTGCTCAGAGTTTCTTTCTATAGCTTCTACTATTCCGTCTTTAGATTCTGCTGTTATTCTAAAACCCTCTGCTAAACCTTTTACTGACTGATGATGGAATGAGTTTACAACTGCATGGTTTCCAAGCACACTTTCAAGAACGCTGTTTGGCTCTATTTTTATCGTGTGAGTAGCTACATCTGGATTATGTACTTGCATATGCTTTATATGAAAAGTTTTGCAGTATGAGTTATCTTGATATAGGGTGCCTCCATGATATGTATTTAAAATCTGCATTCCTCTACATATAGCTAGTATAGGCTTATCTAGCTCAGTAGTATATTTTATTAGCTCATAATCTAGAAAATCTCTCTTTGGAAGAATCTCTGTAACTTTGACATCAGGCTCTTCACCATAGATAAGAGGATTTACATCATGACCTCCTGTCAATATTAAGCCATCAATCAGCTTTGCATATTCGTTTATTTGTTCGCTCGAGTCTATAATTGGAAGAACTATAGGAACAGCACCTGCTCTTAGCACTGCCTGAACATAATCATCCATAACGTATGATTTTTCATAGCCTTCAAACATATCATTATTATCCTTCATCATTGTCCCTGATATTCCTATAATAGGGAGTTTCATAATTATACCCCTTTCTAAAGTCATAGTTAACTTAAATCTATTATATCAAAATATTCTGAATTTCAGAAAACCTTTTCCTAAATTTAACTTTTTTACATATCTAACAATGGATCATTTTCCTCCCTCATTCCTAAATCTTATTAATTAAATTATATATATAAAATCGTACAATAGTCTATCTTATTATTGAATTTCCTTGATGACACTATTAGTGTCATCCCATATTCTTGCGATTGTTACCATATGTTTCTTGTTTTTTTCTCATATTTTCTTCATACTAAATTTGTTGCTTGATTCAAGTTAAAAATTTTATTTACGAGGAGGATATAATTAATGACATTAGAGCTTGCAGAAATTTTAAAAGTTATTTTTTTAGGGATAGTAGAGGGTATAACTGAGTGGTTACCCATCAGTAGCACTGGACATATGCTTATCGTAGACGAATTTTTACAACTAAACGCCAGCGATTCATTCAAGGAAATGTTCTTTGTAATTATTCAGCTAGGAGCTATTTTAGCTGTACTTACTAGTTTTTGGAAAAAGATGTTTCCTTTCCAATTTAAAGATAAATCTCAGCCTGTCATTAAAAAAGAAATATTTTCACTTTGGTTTAAAGTGGTAGTTGCTTGTATCCCTGGAGCAGTTATTACGCTTCTTTTTGATGATTATATAGAAGCAAATTTTCATACACCAATTGTTATAGCTACAACCTTGATTATTTATGGCATTGGGTTTATTATAGTAGAAAATTGGAATAAAATGCGCATTCCTAGTATCACTAATCTAAATGAAATCACTTACAAAACCGCTTGGCTTATAGGACTATTTCAAGTTCTATCTATAATACCTGGTACATCTCGATCAGGTGCTACTATTATCGGAGCACTTATCATTGGTGTATCTAGAGTAGCTGCAGCAGAATTTACTTTTTTTCTAGCTGTACCAGTAATGTTTGGGCTTAGTACACTCAAAATCTTAAAATTCGGTTTTGTTTTCACAGCTTCAGAACTTTTTATTCTAGTTTTAGGAATGGCTGTAGCCTTTATAGTATCTGTGGCAGTTATCAAATTCCTTATGAGCTTTATCAAAAAGCATGATTTTAAAGCTTTTGGCTGGTATAGAATCGTATTAGGGATTGCAGTTATTCTAATAACAACAATTATATAAGGAGATGTTGTAAGTGAAAACTATCGGATTAATTGGAGGAATGAGCTGGGAATCTTCTTTGGAATACTACAGAATAGTAAATGAGACTGTAAAAGAAAAGCTGGGCGGATTACACTCTTGCAAATGCTTGATGTATTCAGTAGATTTTGGTGTAATCCAAGCTCTTCAGCATCAAAATAAATGGGATGAGTTAACTAAGCTCATGATAGAAGCCGCACAAAACTTAAAACACGGAGGAGCAGATTTTATCGTAATCTGTACGAACACCATGCATAAGATGGCTCCAGAAATAGAGCACGCTACAGGGCTAAATGTCTTACATATTGCCGACGTGACGGGAGCTGCTATTTCTAAAGATCAAATTCAAAAAGTAGGTCTACTTGGTACTAGATTTACTATGGAAGGCGATTTTTATAAAAAAAGGCTAAAAGATAATTATGACATTGAAGTAATAATCCCTGAAGATGCAGACAGACAAATCATTCACGATATAATCTACAACGAATTATGTCTTGGATTAATAAAAGATGATTCTAGGCAAAAATATATAGATATTATAAATAAGCTTTGTGCTAATGGAGCAGAGGGAATCATTCTAGGATGTACTGAAATTCCTCTCCTAATAAAACAATCCGATGTTCTCATCCCAGTCTATGACACTACAAAAATTCATGCTGAATCAGCAGTAGATTTTGCTCTATAAAACTATTGCTTTTTGATATCACATGATATATAATCAAAATATACTTAGATACAAAGTGTAACTAAGTATATTTTTTAAACTTACTTAAGTACAAATTGTTATTAAGTGAGAAGGAGGACGAGATGGAGTTTAAAGATTATAAAAAACTAAGTCTGGCAAATGACATCGTTATTTTGACAGCGACTGATAAACCTGAAGATGACAAAAGAAAAGTACCCGAAAAAACCTTGCAAATTTTATTAATAAAGAGATATGAAGAACCATATAATGGATTTTGGTCACTTCCTGGAGGCTTTGTAGACTATGATAAAAACCTCGATTATTGCGCTAGAGAAAAGCTCTATGCAAAGACTGGAATCAAAAACTTATATATGGAACAGCTATATACCTATGGAGATACAAATAGAGATGAACGAGGAAGAGTAGTCAGCGTAGCTTACCTTGCTCTTGTAAAAAAAAGCGATATCACTATACAAATCTCTCAAAAAACAGACAGCTCATCTGCTTCTTGGTTTTCCATTGAACCTATAAGAAAAGCCGATGAGATAGTAGATGTAAACTTAATCTCTGAAGATGGTCACTTAATAGTTAAAGACCTTGCCTTTGACCATAAGCAGATGGTTATAGATGCTCTAAACAGACTTCAAAACAAAATAGAATACACTGACCTAGCTTTTAACTTAGTTCCTGAATTTTTCACTGTAAAAGAGCTTCAAATGGTTTATGAATGTATCCTTGGAAGAGCTATACAAGCTTTCAGGCGAAAAATAAGTGACAAAATCAAGCCTG from Acetoanaerobium noterae encodes:
- a CDS encoding NUDIX hydrolase; the encoded protein is MEFKDYKKLSLANDIVILTATDKPEDDKRKVPEKTLQILLIKRYEEPYNGFWSLPGGFVDYDKNLDYCAREKLYAKTGIKNLYMEQLYTYGDTNRDERGRVVSVAYLALVKKSDITIQISQKTDSSSASWFSIEPIRKADEIVDVNLISEDGHLIVKDLAFDHKQMVIDALNRLQNKIEYTDLAFNLVPEFFTVKELQMVYECILGRAIQAFRRKISDKIKPADKMKDDGSAYRPAQLYRFDNKHSKF
- a CDS encoding AAA family ATPase, with the translated sequence MIYLRNFSFPSEDREYNFILDEKRTCFDTFYPFKILSKNDFTEIDFEPVTILYGGNGSGKSTALNVIAEKIGASRDTIFNKSNFFKDYVDMCDIDEVKVAGIKRIITSDDVFDYILNLRNLNEGIDNKRENLFGDYLDAKYSGFKMKSLEDYEELKKVNSARSKTMSKFIRKNLMSNVRLYSNGESAYRYFIEKITENGLYILDEPENSLSPKRQIELMSFIEDSARFFGCQFIISTHSPFLLAIKGAKIYDLDESPVSVKPWTSLENVRTYYEFFKHHDSEF
- a CDS encoding undecaprenyl-diphosphate phosphatase, with the translated sequence MTLELAEILKVIFLGIVEGITEWLPISSTGHMLIVDEFLQLNASDSFKEMFFVIIQLGAILAVLTSFWKKMFPFQFKDKSQPVIKKEIFSLWFKVVVACIPGAVITLLFDDYIEANFHTPIVIATTLIIYGIGFIIVENWNKMRIPSITNLNEITYKTAWLIGLFQVLSIIPGTSRSGATIIGALIIGVSRVAAAEFTFFLAVPVMFGLSTLKILKFGFVFTASELFILVLGMAVAFIVSVAVIKFLMSFIKKHDFKAFGWYRIVLGIAVILITTII
- a CDS encoding gamma-glutamyl-gamma-aminobutyrate hydrolase family protein — its product is MKLPIIGISGTMMKDNNDMFEGYEKSYVMDDYVQAVLRAGAVPIVLPIIDSSEQINEYAKLIDGLILTGGHDVNPLIYGEEPDVKVTEILPKRDFLDYELIKYTTELDKPILAICRGMQILNTYHGGTLYQDNSYCKTFHIKHMQVHNPDVATHTIKIEPNSVLESVLGNHAVVNSFHHQSVKGLAEGFRITAESKDGIVEAIERNSEQWCVGVQFHPEILSHKDEKMQALFNVFIGATRK
- a CDS encoding aspartate/glutamate racemase family protein, producing MKTIGLIGGMSWESSLEYYRIVNETVKEKLGGLHSCKCLMYSVDFGVIQALQHQNKWDELTKLMIEAAQNLKHGGADFIVICTNTMHKMAPEIEHATGLNVLHIADVTGAAISKDQIQKVGLLGTRFTMEGDFYKKRLKDNYDIEVIIPEDADRQIIHDIIYNELCLGLIKDDSRQKYIDIINKLCANGAEGIILGCTEIPLLIKQSDVLIPVYDTTKIHAESAVDFAL